The Candidatus Hydrogenedentota bacterium genome window below encodes:
- a CDS encoding sigma-70 family RNA polymerase sigma factor, giving the protein MSRNKDSQRGMAERMQNAAVKQSEARFRVIGSETPPLRELGDEALMALHADGSEEAFAELVRRHQKGVLNYMYRMLQNRHVAEELTQEVFMALVKNAPRYQPTAKFTTYLYAIASNIVSKEWQRTKRRPKLFSFSSFLGNHSHDEDEFDPLEHVGDKRTSVLEDFQRVEISEAVNAALKHLPEHQREAFVLLRFHNLPYEEIAHITDTPVGTVKSRVVRAERALRPLLEKFREYV; this is encoded by the coding sequence TTGTCCCGGAACAAGGACAGCCAGCGCGGTATGGCGGAACGCATGCAGAATGCGGCGGTGAAGCAATCCGAGGCGCGTTTTCGCGTAATCGGCTCGGAAACGCCCCCCTTGCGCGAATTGGGCGATGAAGCCCTCATGGCGCTGCATGCCGACGGTTCGGAAGAGGCTTTCGCCGAATTGGTCCGCCGCCATCAAAAAGGCGTTTTGAATTACATGTACCGCATGTTGCAGAACCGCCATGTGGCGGAAGAACTTACGCAGGAAGTTTTTATGGCGCTGGTCAAGAATGCCCCGAGGTACCAGCCGACCGCGAAATTCACGACCTACCTGTATGCGATTGCGTCGAATATCGTGTCCAAAGAGTGGCAACGGACGAAACGGCGACCGAAACTCTTCAGTTTTTCTTCGTTTTTGGGCAACCATTCGCATGACGAAGACGAGTTCGATCCCTTGGAGCATGTGGGCGACAAACGGACGTCGGTCTTGGAGGATTTTCAGCGCGTCGAGATTTCCGAGGCGGTAAACGCGGCGCTTAAGCATCTACCGGAGCATCAGCGCGAGGCGTTTGTCCTGTTGCGCTTTCATAATTTGCCTTACGAGGAAATCGCGCACATTACGGATACACCGGTGGGCACGGTGAAATCGCGTGTGGTGCGCGCGGAACGCGCGTTGCGTCCGCTGCTGGAAAAGTTCAGGGAATACGTGTAA
- a CDS encoding DEAD/DEAH box helicase, which translates to MKTNELIRYAVPVEILDIWRQTESEDLLPLQEMAIKQYGLFGAENLLIQAPTSSGKTFVGEMAAVQAALSRKRAVYLVPLKALAEEKYREFRAKYEPYGFKVIVSTRDRREFDTQLEQGEFQIAVVVYEKLSQLLVRRPEQCGELGLVVADELELLSDPERGALVEILLTRLLQAGTRIIGLSAVIGRAGELAEWLRARLLYYERRPVELRYGVLHKGVFQYRTHNDRQNGEEELVNIVGQATWDVLAENVRMLAERGESCLVFVKAKHESRRAAEVLSRRLSLPAARDTIEALRDLESTRSRNGLLDTCANGVAFHNADLSPEERQAVEAGFRAGEIKVIVSTGTLAAGMNLPAQNVFISAEKWQYDDRINMPWKTPILRGEYENMGGRAGRYGAGHAFGRSILIALTPFDRESLWRRYVEGEREPIEPRLAKDSLENHILRLVAARFCRTDSELRQFLEGTLTAHWVWRKTLSPDEIACRIRTAKNRAADAGAILSDPDRGRLEPTPFGLAVASTGILIETGRDLEHWILESQRRVWSDIDLLLAAAMTRDGRSLAMALTAQEYEHADYIGQLKHMTEMDDIAADVPMNRLRHGSPMPFFDEMRAVKTALVLADWIDHAAVADIEDRYRVMAGQILAAADQIAWLIDAAAAIATAMGASETFIERVAALAKRVQHGLRDEALPLAQLAFPGLNRSALIALTSRGLDTPEALARVAPETLQGWLPAHTARLLKEWAIGASGGKSGQPAASREPVLVIDDRHPAEILLDGIHIRLQEKQYRLIRVLATAPGECIPYDTVYKKVWGDTIVNESQMSFQKRKLLSRIAEHLPDRSELVMTVPKRGFVLALPPEDVLLRTRAVPSMI; encoded by the coding sequence ATGAAGACGAACGAGTTGATTCGATATGCGGTGCCGGTCGAAATCCTGGATATCTGGCGGCAAACGGAAAGCGAGGACTTGCTGCCGCTGCAGGAGATGGCTATCAAACAGTACGGGCTGTTCGGGGCGGAAAATCTGCTGATCCAGGCGCCGACGAGTTCGGGCAAGACGTTCGTGGGCGAGATGGCGGCGGTGCAGGCGGCGTTGAGCCGGAAACGGGCGGTATACCTCGTGCCGCTGAAGGCGCTGGCGGAGGAGAAATACCGGGAGTTTCGCGCGAAATACGAGCCGTACGGATTCAAGGTCATCGTTTCGACGCGGGATCGCCGGGAATTCGACACGCAACTCGAGCAGGGCGAATTCCAGATCGCGGTGGTCGTATATGAAAAACTCTCGCAATTGCTTGTGCGGCGTCCGGAGCAGTGCGGCGAATTGGGATTGGTCGTCGCGGACGAACTCGAATTGCTGTCCGATCCGGAACGCGGAGCGCTGGTCGAGATCCTGCTGACGCGGCTGCTCCAGGCCGGCACGCGGATAATCGGGTTGTCCGCGGTCATTGGCCGCGCCGGGGAATTGGCCGAATGGCTGCGCGCGCGGCTGCTGTATTACGAGCGGCGACCGGTTGAGTTGCGCTACGGCGTTCTCCACAAGGGCGTCTTTCAATACCGTACGCACAACGACCGCCAGAACGGCGAGGAGGAACTGGTCAACATCGTCGGACAGGCCACATGGGACGTGCTGGCCGAAAACGTGCGGATGCTGGCCGAACGCGGCGAATCGTGCCTGGTGTTCGTGAAGGCGAAACACGAGTCGCGCCGCGCCGCCGAGGTGCTGTCGCGCCGGCTGTCGCTGCCCGCAGCGCGGGACACGATCGAGGCGCTGCGGGATCTCGAATCCACGCGCTCGCGCAACGGACTGCTCGACACCTGCGCGAACGGCGTCGCTTTCCACAACGCCGACTTGTCCCCCGAAGAGCGCCAGGCGGTCGAAGCAGGATTCCGCGCGGGCGAAATCAAGGTCATCGTCTCGACGGGCACGCTGGCCGCCGGCATGAACCTTCCCGCGCAAAATGTGTTCATCTCCGCGGAAAAATGGCAGTACGACGACCGGATCAACATGCCGTGGAAAACGCCGATCCTGCGGGGCGAATACGAGAACATGGGCGGGCGCGCGGGCCGCTACGGCGCGGGGCACGCCTTCGGGCGATCCATCCTGATTGCTCTGACGCCCTTCGACCGCGAGAGCCTGTGGCGACGCTACGTCGAGGGCGAACGCGAACCGATCGAGCCGCGTCTGGCCAAGGACTCGCTCGAAAACCATATCCTGCGCCTGGTGGCCGCGCGTTTTTGCCGCACCGATTCCGAACTGCGGCAGTTTCTCGAAGGCACGCTCACCGCGCACTGGGTATGGCGCAAGACGCTGTCGCCGGACGAAATCGCATGCCGCATCCGCACCGCCAAGAACCGCGCGGCGGATGCCGGCGCCATCCTGAGCGATCCGGATCGCGGCCGCCTCGAACCCACGCCGTTCGGGCTGGCCGTGGCCTCGACCGGCATCCTGATCGAAACCGGGCGCGACCTCGAACATTGGATTCTCGAATCGCAGCGGCGGGTCTGGAGCGACATTGATCTTCTGCTGGCCGCCGCCATGACGCGCGACGGGCGGAGCCTCGCGATGGCGTTGACGGCCCAGGAATACGAACACGCGGATTACATCGGCCAACTCAAGCATATGACCGAAATGGACGATATCGCCGCCGACGTGCCGATGAATCGGCTGCGCCACGGTTCACCGATGCCGTTTTTCGATGAAATGCGGGCGGTCAAAACGGCGTTGGTCCTGGCGGACTGGATCGATCATGCCGCCGTCGCCGATATCGAGGACCGTTACCGGGTCATGGCGGGCCAGATTCTTGCCGCCGCCGATCAAATCGCGTGGCTGATTGACGCAGCGGCCGCCATCGCCACGGCCATGGGCGCTTCCGAAACCTTCATCGAACGCGTTGCGGCGCTGGCGAAACGGGTTCAGCACGGCCTGCGGGACGAGGCGCTTCCCTTGGCGCAACTCGCCTTCCCCGGGCTGAACCGTTCCGCCCTGATTGCCCTGACCTCGCGCGGCCTCGACACGCCGGAGGCGCTGGCCCGCGTCGCGCCGGAAACGCTGCAAGGCTGGCTGCCCGCGCACACGGCGCGATTACTGAAGGAATGGGCGATCGGGGCGTCCGGCGGAAAATCCGGCCAACCGGCGGCGTCCCGCGAACCCGTGCTTGTCATAGATGATCGCCACCCGGCCGAAATCCTGCTCGACGGCATCCATATCCGCTTGCAGGAAAAACAGTACCGGCTGATCCGCGTCCTTGCGACGGCGCCCGGCGAGTGCATCCCGTACGACACCGTGTACAAAAAAGTTTGGGGCGACACCATCGTCAACGAATCGCAAATGAGTTTTCAGAAGCGGAAACTGCTGTCGCGCATCGCCGAACACCTGCCGGATCGTTCCGAACTCGTGATGACCGTGCCCAAGCGCGGATTCGTCCTCGCATTGCCGCCCGAAGACGTCCTGTTGCGCACCCGCGCGGTCCCTTCAATGATATAG
- the ruvB gene encoding Holliday junction branch migration DNA helicase RuvB: MPIDEIINPKPFDDDQVFDDQIRPKRLEDFPGQEAIKEKLRISIQASRQRGEPLDHLLLCGPPGLGKTTLARILANEMGVDIKSSSGPVIERQADLSAILTSLEEHDILFIDEIHRLNHAVEETLYSAMEDFEVDIMLGKGPTARSLKIGLKPFTLIGATTRAGLLTPPLRARFGDTCRLEFYSPEELECIVMRSARIFNTAIESEGALEIAARSRGTARIANRLFRRVRDYAQVKGDGTVTRDMARRALELLRIDDLGLDDMDRHILHAIIDKFAGGPVGLSSLAVSVGEEPQTLEEVHEPYLIQIGFLKRTQQGRVATPRAYRHFGLTPRDADQESLF; this comes from the coding sequence ATGCCCATTGATGAAATCATCAACCCGAAGCCGTTCGACGACGATCAGGTCTTCGACGATCAGATCCGGCCGAAGCGGCTCGAGGATTTCCCCGGGCAGGAGGCCATCAAGGAAAAACTGCGCATCTCGATTCAGGCGTCCAGGCAACGCGGCGAACCGCTCGATCATCTGCTGCTCTGCGGACCGCCGGGCCTGGGCAAGACGACGCTTGCGCGCATCCTCGCCAATGAAATGGGCGTGGACATCAAGTCGTCTTCCGGCCCTGTCATCGAGCGGCAGGCCGACCTTTCGGCCATTCTGACCAGCCTCGAAGAACACGATATCCTGTTCATTGACGAGATCCACCGGCTCAACCATGCCGTCGAAGAAACGCTGTACTCGGCGATGGAGGATTTCGAGGTGGACATCATGCTCGGCAAGGGGCCGACAGCCCGATCTCTCAAGATCGGCCTGAAACCCTTCACGCTGATCGGCGCGACCACGCGGGCCGGACTCCTCACGCCGCCGTTGCGCGCGCGATTCGGCGACACGTGCCGGCTCGAGTTCTACAGTCCCGAAGAGCTCGAATGCATCGTGATGCGTTCGGCGCGCATCTTCAATACCGCCATCGAGTCCGAGGGCGCGCTTGAAATCGCGGCGCGTTCGCGCGGCACGGCGCGCATCGCCAACCGGCTGTTCCGCCGCGTTCGCGACTATGCGCAGGTCAAGGGCGATGGCACCGTCACGCGGGACATGGCCCGGCGCGCGCTCGAACTTCTCCGCATTGACGACCTCGGCCTCGACGATATGGATCGCCATATTCTCCATGCGATCATAGACAAGTTCGCCGGTGGTCCCGTCGGATTGTCGTCGCTGGCGGTCTCCGTGGGCGAAGAACCCCAGACGCTCGAAGAGGTCCACGAGCCGTACCTCATTCAAATCGGCTTCCTCAAGCGCACGCAGCAGGGCCGGGTCGCCACGCCGCGTGCGTACCGGCATTTCGGCCTTACGCCCCGCGATGCCGATCAGGAATCGCTTTTCTGA
- a CDS encoding arsenate reductase ArsC — protein sequence MSAPKRVLFICSGNSCRSQMAEGWTRHLQHRCIEAYSAGISAYGLNRVAVRVMLEAGVDISAYRSKRIQDLGHARFDCVITVCENADERCPTFPGGPRRLHARFEDPVALAQYAASDEEALEHYRRVRDEIRAFVERLPELLYGPETGEEPAGPHRQA from the coding sequence ATGTCGGCTCCGAAACGGGTTCTGTTTATCTGCAGCGGCAATTCTTGCCGGAGCCAAATGGCCGAAGGATGGACGCGCCACTTGCAACATCGCTGTATCGAGGCTTATTCGGCGGGTATTTCGGCATACGGGCTCAACCGTGTGGCCGTGCGTGTGATGCTTGAGGCGGGCGTGGACATTTCAGCCTACCGTTCAAAGCGGATTCAGGATTTGGGTCATGCCCGTTTTGATTGCGTGATTACCGTGTGCGAAAACGCGGACGAGCGGTGTCCAACGTTTCCCGGCGGCCCGCGTCGGCTGCATGCGCGTTTCGAGGATCCTGTCGCGCTGGCGCAATACGCCGCGAGCGACGAGGAAGCCCTTGAACATTACCGCCGGGTTCGCGACGAGATTCGCGCATTCGTGGAACGATTGCCGGAATTGTTGTACGGCCCGGAAACCGGGGAAGAACCGGCCGGCCCGCACCGGCAAGCCTGA
- a CDS encoding CoA-transferase, which translates to MNIVTKAYLAQHLIRWRLTWAKRDTRYRYSADGNNKFMSARDAVALIRDGDVIATSGIAGNQRAAILYWAIREVYEQTGHPAGLTLLCSGGQGGRGKVPGSMEELGLEGLCTRHIAGHQETFKAILRLAAKGKCEIQCLPQGVVAFLIEAQGRGEDSIVTPTGVGTFLDPRVGPGSHIFDPNAEQLISVEGDMLRYRAPKITVAMFGAPSADREGNVYLRNASIIGESFDVVRAARRNGGRVIVNVGRVVDGPEGDLIIPSRDVDAIVVDPRCEQAVSIKHRKYWPMLTTHSDMPIDEAIERLRFINAFLKITPVRSEIDNVLARLAATVFAENVKKGSYVNIGVGLPEEACRMLHEAGLLKEVTVFTESGVIGGLPAPGVFFGAAACPRQMVSTPEIFRIIASRLDVTMLGVVEADSEGNVNVSRRGDDPRNYVGPGGFIDITTGARTIIFVTAWMTRSEIAIDGGKLRIRQPGPCKFIEKVSEITFSGRQALKHGKKVFYVTTVGVFRLTERGMELVRVMPGVDIHRDIVSATTMRIVLPESGEVPVVDECVVTGKGFTLSYKEE; encoded by the coding sequence ATGAATATCGTCACGAAAGCCTATTTGGCCCAGCATCTGATTCGATGGAGGCTCACCTGGGCCAAGCGCGACACGCGCTACCGTTATTCCGCCGATGGCAACAACAAATTCATGAGCGCCCGCGACGCGGTCGCCCTAATCCGCGACGGCGACGTCATCGCGACGTCGGGCATCGCGGGCAACCAGCGCGCGGCGATACTCTATTGGGCCATCCGCGAAGTCTACGAGCAGACGGGCCACCCGGCCGGATTGACGCTCCTCTGCTCGGGGGGGCAGGGCGGCCGGGGCAAAGTGCCCGGCAGCATGGAGGAACTCGGGCTCGAAGGGCTTTGCACGCGGCACATCGCCGGCCATCAGGAAACCTTCAAGGCGATTCTTCGCCTCGCGGCAAAGGGGAAATGCGAGATTCAATGCCTGCCGCAGGGGGTCGTGGCGTTTCTGATAGAGGCGCAGGGCCGTGGCGAGGATTCGATCGTGACGCCGACCGGCGTGGGCACGTTTCTGGACCCGCGCGTCGGCCCCGGCTCGCACATCTTCGATCCGAACGCCGAACAGTTGATCTCGGTCGAAGGCGACATGCTGCGCTACCGGGCGCCGAAAATCACGGTGGCCATGTTCGGTGCGCCATCCGCGGACCGCGAGGGAAACGTGTATCTGCGCAACGCCTCGATCATCGGCGAGAGTTTCGATGTGGTCCGCGCGGCGCGCCGCAACGGCGGCCGGGTCATCGTGAATGTCGGACGCGTCGTGGACGGTCCCGAAGGCGATTTGATCATTCCCTCGCGGGACGTGGACGCCATCGTGGTGGATCCCCGCTGCGAGCAGGCGGTTTCGATCAAGCACCGCAAGTACTGGCCGATGCTCACGACCCACAGCGACATGCCGATTGACGAGGCCATCGAACGCCTCCGCTTTATCAACGCCTTCCTGAAAATCACGCCGGTCCGCAGCGAAATTGACAATGTGCTGGCACGGCTCGCGGCAACGGTGTTCGCGGAGAACGTCAAGAAAGGGTCGTATGTGAACATCGGTGTCGGTTTGCCCGAGGAGGCATGCCGCATGCTCCACGAGGCGGGATTGTTGAAAGAAGTAACCGTGTTTACCGAGAGCGGCGTCATCGGCGGCTTGCCGGCGCCCGGCGTGTTTTTTGGAGCGGCCGCCTGCCCGCGTCAGATGGTTTCGACGCCGGAAATCTTTAGAATCATTGCATCCAGGCTCGACGTGACCATGTTGGGCGTGGTCGAGGCGGACAGCGAGGGCAACGTCAACGTGTCCAGGCGCGGCGACGATCCGAGGAACTACGTCGGGCCAGGCGGATTCATTGACATTACGACGGGCGCCAGAACAATCATTTTCGTGACGGCGTGGATGACGCGATCCGAGATCGCGATTGACGGCGGCAAACTCCGGATCAGGCAGCCCGGTCCCTGTAAGTTCATCGAAAAGGTGTCGGAAATCACATTCAGCGGCCGGCAGGCCTTGAAACATGGCAAGAAGGTGTTCTATGTGACAACGGTCGGCGTGTTTCGCCTGACCGAACGCGGCATGGAACTCGTTCGCGTGATGCCGGGTGTGGATATCCATCGTGATATAGTATCCGCGACGACGATGAGGATCGTCTTGCCGGAATCGGGCGAGGTTCCGGTGGTGGACGAATGTGTCGTCACGGGCAAAGGCTTCACGTTGTCCTACAAAGAGGAATAA
- the rfbB gene encoding dTDP-glucose 4,6-dehydratase, which produces MKRIMVTGGAGFIGSHFVKYQLDTYPDVRIVNFDKLTYAGNPENLKGIDESRYSFVKGDIADAAAVRQAMEGCDAVVNFAAETHVDRSIAGASEFIDTDVRGVYNIVEAAKSLGMARVLLVSTDEVYGSISEGSFKESDPINPRNPYAASKAGGELIGRSYFHTFGTPVVITRGSNTYGSHQYPEKVLPLFATNAIDGLPLPLYKGGEHNVRDWLYVRDHCSGIDCALRHGKPGEIYNIAGGNERENIELTRRILELTGRGEDLIRLVPDRPGHDKRYSIDAAKLKALGWSPKMDWDEGVALTVRWYRENEWWWRPIKTGEYLAYYKRQYGTALQR; this is translated from the coding sequence ATGAAGCGGATAATGGTCACGGGTGGAGCCGGATTTATCGGTTCGCATTTCGTCAAATATCAACTGGACACCTATCCCGATGTCCGCATCGTGAATTTCGACAAGCTGACCTATGCAGGCAACCCTGAAAACCTCAAGGGGATTGACGAGTCGCGATATTCGTTCGTAAAGGGCGACATCGCCGATGCGGCAGCCGTCCGGCAGGCCATGGAAGGCTGCGACGCGGTGGTCAATTTCGCCGCCGAGACCCATGTGGATCGCAGCATCGCGGGCGCGTCGGAATTCATAGACACGGACGTCCGGGGCGTGTACAACATCGTCGAGGCCGCGAAATCGCTGGGCATGGCGCGGGTGCTGCTCGTTTCGACCGACGAGGTGTACGGGAGCATTTCGGAGGGCTCCTTCAAGGAAAGCGATCCAATCAATCCGCGCAACCCGTATGCGGCGAGCAAGGCCGGCGGGGAACTGATCGGCCGGTCGTATTTCCACACGTTCGGCACGCCGGTCGTGATTACGCGCGGGTCGAACACCTACGGATCGCATCAGTATCCCGAAAAGGTCCTGCCGCTTTTCGCCACCAACGCGATTGACGGGCTGCCGCTTCCGTTGTACAAGGGCGGCGAACACAACGTGCGCGACTGGCTGTATGTGCGGGATCATTGCAGCGGGATAGACTGCGCGCTCCGGCACGGCAAACCGGGGGAAATCTACAACATCGCCGGGGGCAACGAACGCGAAAACATTGAACTGACGCGCCGGATCCTCGAGTTGACGGGGCGCGGCGAAGACCTGATCCGGCTGGTTCCCGACCGTCCCGGCCACGACAAGCGCTATTCGATTGACGCCGCGAAACTGAAGGCGCTTGGGTGGAGTCCAAAAATGGACTGGGACGAGGGCGTCGCGCTCACGGTGCGCTGGTACCGGGAGAACGAATGGTGGTGGCGCCCCATCAAGACCGGCGAGTACCTCGCGTATTACAAGCGCCAGTACGGGACGGCCTTGCAGCGGTAA
- the ruvA gene encoding Holliday junction branch migration protein RuvA yields the protein MFAFLRGTVAHKTAEHIELDVNGVGYEISVPDGVARKLAIQQEATLLTHCHIREDAFQIFGFLSEDERGVFRTLLGITGVGPRMALTILSAMSVAEFRRAVLESDVKAFTRVNGVGKKTAQRVVLELKTRMGEDAELSAILGEQAEGGQPESDDVIAALCALGCTLGEARKAAATARKQLGADAAVEELAKAALRSLARV from the coding sequence ATGTTCGCGTTTCTGCGGGGCACGGTCGCGCACAAGACGGCGGAGCACATCGAACTCGACGTCAACGGCGTCGGGTATGAAATCAGCGTTCCGGACGGCGTCGCGCGCAAGCTGGCGATCCAGCAGGAAGCGACGCTGCTGACGCATTGCCACATCCGCGAGGACGCGTTTCAGATCTTCGGATTTCTGAGCGAGGACGAACGCGGGGTGTTTCGCACGCTGTTGGGCATTACGGGCGTCGGACCGAGGATGGCGCTCACGATTCTCTCGGCGATGAGTGTTGCGGAATTTCGGCGGGCCGTGCTTGAAAGCGATGTCAAAGCGTTTACCCGGGTAAACGGCGTCGGCAAGAAAACCGCCCAACGCGTCGTGCTTGAATTGAAGACGCGGATGGGCGAAGATGCCGAACTCAGCGCGATCCTCGGCGAACAGGCCGAAGGCGGCCAGCCGGAGTCGGACGACGTGATCGCGGCGTTGTGCGCGCTGGGCTGTACGCTGGGCGAGGCCCGGAAAGCCGCGGCCACCGCCCGTAAACAACTCGGCGCGGACGCGGCCGTCGAGGAACTGGCCAAGGCCGCGCTGCGCAGTCTCGCGCGGGTATAA